A part of Myxococcus landrumus genomic DNA contains:
- a CDS encoding SDR family oxidoreductase yields the protein MKTVLITGCSSGYGLETARHFHDQGWNVVATMRTPRADLLPRSDRMRMVPLDVTKPESITAALEASGPIDVLVNNAGIGLMGAFEATPMATVREVFETNVFGVMAMTQAVLPRFRARRSGVIVNVTSSATLAPMPLVAVYTASKVAIEGFTESLAFELESFNLRVKLVEPGYGPDTRFTSNGSARMEGLFPEPYAPFAQHIFASLGQPTQVTRGSDVAEAVWNAANDTSGTLRFPAGPDAVALARSA from the coding sequence ATGAAGACAGTGCTCATCACCGGATGTTCCTCTGGCTATGGACTCGAGACGGCTCGCCACTTCCATGACCAGGGATGGAACGTGGTCGCCACCATGCGAACGCCGCGTGCGGACCTCCTTCCCCGCTCGGACCGGATGCGCATGGTGCCGCTCGACGTGACGAAGCCCGAGAGCATCACCGCCGCGCTGGAGGCGAGCGGGCCCATCGACGTGCTCGTCAACAACGCGGGCATCGGGCTCATGGGGGCCTTCGAGGCCACGCCGATGGCCACGGTGCGGGAGGTGTTCGAGACCAACGTCTTCGGCGTCATGGCGATGACGCAGGCGGTGCTGCCACGGTTTCGCGCACGCAGGTCGGGCGTGATTGTGAATGTGACCTCCAGCGCGACGCTGGCACCCATGCCGCTGGTCGCCGTCTACACCGCGAGCAAGGTGGCCATCGAAGGCTTCACCGAGTCGCTCGCGTTCGAGCTCGAGTCCTTCAATCTGCGCGTGAAGCTCGTCGAGCCTGGCTACGGTCCAGACACGCGCTTCACGAGCAACGGCAGCGCGCGGATGGAGGGGCTGTTCCCCGAACCGTATGCGCCCTTCGCCCAGCACATCTTCGCCTCGCTGGGACAACCGACCCAGGTGACACGCGGGTCCGATGTCGCGGAGGCGGTGTGGAACGCCGCGAATGACACCTCGGGGACGCTGCGCTTTCCCGCGGGGCCCGACGCGGTGGCGCTGGCCCGCTCGGCATAG
- a CDS encoding AraC family transcriptional regulator, giving the protein MTDPLSEVITLLQPRAVFSKGISGAGSWGVRYSDFGQPSFSAVLEGRCRLAVDGQPSLTLEAGDFVLLPATPGFTLSGFEPVMPVRIDPKQAPTSKGEVRHGRRGGRPDVRLLGGYFVFDSPDAALMVSLLPAVVHVRGVARLSTLVQLVSDETSEERSGRDLVLTRLVELLLIEALRSTSGDDTPPGLLRGLADVRLAPAIRQMHRHLTRSWTVAQLAKSAALSRSAFFERFTRTVGQPPMEYLFDWRMAVARGLLRRRELSISEVAERVGYSSASTFTAAFSKHVGQPPGRFARAS; this is encoded by the coding sequence ATGACCGACCCGCTCTCGGAAGTCATCACGCTCCTGCAGCCCAGGGCTGTCTTCTCGAAAGGCATCAGCGGGGCCGGCTCCTGGGGCGTCCGCTACTCGGACTTCGGCCAGCCGAGCTTCAGCGCCGTGCTCGAAGGGCGCTGCCGCCTGGCCGTCGATGGTCAGCCATCCCTCACGCTGGAGGCGGGCGATTTCGTGCTCCTGCCCGCCACGCCGGGCTTCACCCTCTCTGGCTTCGAGCCGGTGATGCCCGTGCGCATCGACCCGAAGCAGGCCCCCACTTCCAAAGGCGAGGTGCGCCATGGCCGACGAGGGGGGCGCCCGGACGTGCGTCTGCTCGGGGGGTACTTCGTCTTCGACTCACCCGACGCGGCGCTGATGGTGTCGCTCCTCCCGGCCGTGGTGCACGTGCGTGGCGTGGCGCGGCTCTCCACGCTGGTGCAGCTCGTCAGCGATGAAACGAGCGAAGAGCGTTCGGGCCGAGACCTCGTGCTGACACGGCTGGTGGAGTTGTTGCTCATCGAGGCGCTGCGGTCGACCTCGGGGGACGACACACCTCCGGGGCTCCTGCGGGGCCTGGCGGATGTGCGGCTCGCACCTGCGATACGGCAGATGCACCGACACCTCACCCGTTCGTGGACCGTGGCGCAGCTCGCGAAGAGCGCGGCGCTCTCGCGCTCGGCCTTCTTCGAGCGCTTCACGCGCACGGTGGGGCAGCCTCCCATGGAGTACCTGTTCGACTGGCGGATGGCTGTCGCGAGAGGACTGCTGCGCCGCCGGGAGCTCTCCATCTCCGAGGTGGCCGAGCGCGTGGGGTACAGCTCGGCGAGCACCTTCACCGCGGCGTTCAGCAAGCACGTGGGGCAGCCCCCAGGGCGCTTCGCGCGCGCGAGCTGA